A genome region from Halarchaeum grantii includes the following:
- a CDS encoding Cdc6/Cdc18 family protein: MPDTDDLFIREDPVFTNKELLEINHLPDEGRIVGRDEEIRQLANAVNPAIFGQSPSNILIYGKTGTGKSLCAKHVSQRLVETAGEEDIDAVYAYVDCAQDSTETQAVQTLASSVNDRARTDAKIPDKGISTATYYKRLWRILDARHDIVLVILDEIDKLEDDDILMQLSRAGEAGKITDCKVGVIGISNKIKYKDRMDERVKSSLCEREFVFPPYDADQLSSIMRARADAFRDGVLDDAVIPRAAALAAREHGDARKAIDILRYAGEIAQSSGSEAVEERFVVDARERAETDRFRELIRGSTPHSRYVLHALVVLALDDDTDDDGFRTTRIYDVYEQICRQEGLDALSLRRVRDLLKEHAFLDIVEQSRHSGGSAEGTYTNHTLLEDPTVIREVLTETATPKGA; this comes from the coding sequence ATGCCCGACACCGACGACCTCTTCATTCGCGAGGACCCCGTCTTCACTAACAAGGAGCTCCTCGAAATCAACCACCTCCCCGACGAGGGGCGCATTGTCGGCCGCGACGAGGAAATCCGCCAGCTCGCCAATGCCGTCAATCCCGCCATTTTCGGTCAGAGCCCGAGCAACATTCTCATCTACGGCAAGACGGGCACCGGGAAGTCGCTCTGCGCCAAACACGTCTCACAGCGCCTCGTCGAAACGGCCGGTGAGGAAGACATCGACGCCGTCTACGCCTATGTTGACTGCGCACAGGACTCCACGGAGACGCAGGCTGTCCAGACGCTCGCCAGCAGCGTCAACGACCGCGCGCGCACCGACGCGAAGATTCCCGACAAGGGCATCAGCACCGCGACGTACTACAAGCGCCTCTGGCGCATTCTCGACGCCCGCCACGACATCGTCCTCGTCATCCTCGACGAGATCGACAAACTCGAGGACGACGACATCCTCATGCAGCTCTCGCGCGCCGGTGAAGCCGGGAAGATCACCGACTGCAAGGTCGGCGTCATCGGCATCAGCAACAAGATCAAGTACAAGGACCGGATGGATGAACGCGTCAAATCGAGCCTCTGCGAGCGCGAGTTCGTCTTCCCGCCGTACGACGCCGACCAACTGAGCAGCATCATGCGCGCCCGCGCTGATGCGTTCCGTGACGGCGTCCTCGACGACGCCGTGATTCCGCGCGCCGCTGCCCTCGCTGCGCGCGAGCACGGCGACGCACGCAAGGCCATCGACATCCTCCGGTACGCGGGCGAGATCGCTCAGTCGAGCGGCTCCGAGGCCGTCGAGGAGCGCTTCGTCGTCGACGCCCGCGAGCGTGCCGAAACCGACCGGTTCCGCGAGCTCATTCGCGGGTCGACGCCGCACTCCCGCTACGTCCTCCACGCCCTCGTCGTGCTCGCGCTCGACGACGACACCGACGACGACGGCTTTCGCACGACGCGGATCTACGACGTCTATGAGCAAATCTGCCGGCAGGAGGGCCTCGACGCCCTCTCGCTTCGTCGCGTGCGCGACCTCCTGAAGGAGCACGCGTTCCTCGATATCGTCGAGCAGTCCCGACACAGCGGCGGGAGCGCCGAAGGCACCTACACGAACCACACGCTCCTCGAGGACCCGACCGTCATCCGCGAAGTACTCACGGAGAC